Genomic segment of Candidatus Poribacteria bacterium:
GCTTAATGCTAACCGTGTCGGCGGGATTGACAATCACCCGCATATACGCCATGATGTCCTTGACCTCCATCCGCTCGTAGAACCGGATGCCACCCACTATCTGATACGGGACATTTGCGCCGCGCAGCGCATCTTCAAATGTACGGGATTGGGCGTTGATCCGATAAAAGATTACACAGTCGCCGTATTTCCTCCCACGCCCGCGCCACTCTCTAAGCTGCCGCAGCACATAGTCCGCCTCTCTGACGTCTTCCGTCGCTTCATGGAGGGTGATTGCGCTCCCTTTCTTGTTCTCTGTCCAGATCTGCTTCTCCTTGCGTTTCTGGTTATTGCGGATGACGTGATATGCGGCTTCGAGGATATTTTTCGTTGAACGGTAGTTCTGCACCAAGCGCAGGACCGTCGTGTCTGGATAATCCTCCTCGAAATCGAGGATATTGTTGATGTCCGCCCCACGCCATGAGTAGATTGAATTATGAACGCAGATGCCATTTGCGATATAGTTATGTAGACAATCAACGTCTATGTCGTAGACATATCCCTGATAATCTTCCCATTCAACCGATTCAACCAGATCTTCAACGAGGGCGCCATCACGTTCTATAGCCAAGTACATTTTGGGTTGAATGTGACTCGCCGGCTGAAAATCGTATTTTCGATTGTCAACCAAAAATGCGCCGGACTGGATTTCTAAATCACCTGCTGCGTGAGCAATTTGGTTCGCCAATTTGAGAGTTTCCTCATAGTCCAAGCGAACCTTTTCAATCCGCCATGTGTTGCGGCTCCCCGTTCTGGTATAATGTCCTTGCGACTGCAACTGTTTTTCTAATTCACGATCGGTGGTATTCAATGAAACACGGTGTGCATGCCAAGGACTTTGCTGGCTCACACGTTTATCGCTGAACATCGTGAAATTAACAATCTGTCGGTCAGGAGACTTATTCCCCGAAATACCTTTCGGACGATAGCTTGGATAGTCGTGGAATAGATAGAGTTCGCGCATAAGACGTTTAGCGTTTGACGCTGTATCAATATGTTTATAAATGAAATTGATCTGATTCTGCTGCATCAGGGAAGCATGGCCAGCCACATCGAAAACAGTTGTGGGGATACCATACTCAAAGGCATAATACTGTTCCCACATCTGTGCTTCAGTACGAGTTTGACAGGTTTTCAAAATCCATACTTTCTCCGCTTTCTCTTGTACGCACCGCTGACGAACTCCTGTCTGTAGGGGGTGATCTTTGAATCCATCACTACGGGTCCCCTTAGAAATACCAATTCGATAACCACGGTCCCGTCTGAACATTAGATAAACATGATGTAGATCCGGCGCGTTACTAAGGCGCGAGAAGAGAACATGGTTCGGTGTCGCACGCAATCTCGCACCACTTTGGGTGGTAATTTTAACTAATTTCCCTTCATACCATTTTCGGTGGATGCCGCTGACTTCTGCGGTAAGGGTTTTCCCTCTACCTGCTGCTGCAACGACGCTATCCTCCCAGTGTAGGTTTTCAATCGGAGCCTGCCCATCGGGAGTCTGAACCAACGTTCCTGCAGGTAAACATTGATCATCGTCGCCCACGACGCAGATATTCTGATGCTTCTGTGCCAACGCGTTGACAAGCAGATATTGACCGCGATTGGTATCCTGATACTCATCGACGAGGATGTACCGAAACTTGTCCTGATAGTACTCTAATACCTTCGGGTTTGCCTCGAACAGCTCGACTGTTAACTTGATTAGATCGTCAAAATCGAGTGCGTTGTTTGTCCGAAGGAAGTCTTGATACATCGGATAGATCTGTGCTACGGACTCCTCGAAAAACCCTATTGCACGCTTTGCGTACTCTTCAGGAGAGACAAAATCACTCTTAGCTCTACTGATCTCACCGATGACGGGTCCCGGATTATTCAGTCGAAATTGAAGTGTCTTAATGAGTTCCTTAATCAGGGTTTGCTGATCGGACGTGTCGTAAATTGAGAACGAGCGTTCATAGCCGAGATGATGGATGTCTCGACGTAGAATCTGAGCGCACGTCGAATGGAAGGTTGCAACCCACAATGGACTTGGCCCAATAAGATTTTCAAGACGGGTTCTCATCTCTTCCGCAGCTTTGTTTGTGAACGTCACCGCGAGAATATTATATGGGGAAACGCCGTGGTGCCGGATGAGGTAGGCAATTCGATGGGTAATCACGCGGGTTTTGCCGCTGCCCGCACCTGACAAGATGAGCAGTGGTCCCTCAGTATGCTGTACCGCTTTACGTTGCACGGGATTCAAAGATTCGAGGAGATCGGTCATCAAAAGTTCCTTCCGAATAAAGAAGTATGGCACGGTTCTTTCAAGCGTTAAGTATAAACGATTCGCTGCATATTGGCAAGGTAGAAATTCATGGAATGGAGTGGGATTTAATTCCCAGCTTCAACACAGGGAATCAGCACATCTACACAATTTGAATCAGGTGTGGTAAAATAACCCCAATTAATAGTATAGGCATACTCCGTATGCCGTAACTCGCGTAAAAAAATCGGAGCCATGAAATCAGATCTCTCAAAACACCGCAAACCCATCATAAAAAGCCTCATCATCGCAGGTCTTCTGATAACAGCGTTCGGTTTGCTGCTGCTGCACGAAGTCCACGGTAGGAGCAAATTGGTTTCACCGCCGGCGACACCAATTTTCACCGATCGATACGGGACATTTTTAGCGGAGGGAACTGCCGACGAGGACGCACCACTCGGCTTTTGGGATCCGCCAGCGGTTTTACCTGAACGGATCGTTGCATGCCTGTTAGCAATCGAAGACAAGCGGTACTACGAACATTTTGGCGTCGATTTCCGTTCTCTCCTTCGGGCATTGGTGAATAACCTCAGCGGTGGGCCGCGGCAGGGTGCCTCGACGATTGCCATGCAGGTGGCGCGACTGCAACGCCCCGGTGAGCGAACCCTCTGGAGAAAAGCGTGTGAAATGGGAACGGCGGTGTGGCTCAACCGAAAGTACGGCCATCAAAACGTGCTGCGGCACTACTTGAAGATTGTTCCTCAAGGCAATCGTATCCACGGCGTCGCCTACGCAGCGAGGCGGTATTTCCGGAAACCTTTGGCAGATCTGAGTTGGACAGAAGCAGCGATATTGGCAAGTCTCCCCAGAGCGCCGGGCAGAATGAACCTTTACCAATTTGAAGGACGACGAAAAGCGTTTGAACGTGCAAAACTGATTCTCAATCTGCTCCATAAGAACGGGACACTCGATGCAGACAACCTCGCAATCAGCCAGCGCCAGCTAAAGTCCTTGAAGATCCCCGTTAAGGAATCGCGACCGTATCACAGTTATCACGCCATTCTGCGCCTTCAAGAGACGATGAATGGGACCGATTCCTATACGAAACCGGTACTCACTACTTTGGACCTTCCCCTTCAGGAAGTTGTGGATAGCACTGCCGGTGAAGCGATGGAGCAGCTCCGTCAACGCGGTGCGGGCAACCTAGCAGTTATCGTGGCAGAGCGCGAGACAGGGGCGATACGGAGTTATCTGGGCTCAGATTTTTACGCCGATACAGACTTCTCCGGTGCCATCAATTATGCGACAACTCCGCGATCTGCTGGTAGCACCCTGAAGCCTTTCATCTACGCTTTGGGTATGGAAACCGGGGCGTTCTCCCCCGCCAGTGTATTGGCGGATCTGCCGTTCAATCTGGTGCATTCGAGAGGCCAGTATAGCATCCATCTCGGTCCGATGCTCTATCGAAAGGCGCTTGCCAATAGCCGAAATATCCCGGCAGTTCATGTCCTGAAGACGGTAGGGCTAGCAAAGACATACGATCTGTTTCGACAATTGGGACTCGCAAAGGACGACAGATCTGCTAGCGTTTATGGGCTTGGATTGGCAATTGGCGGGCTTTACGTCACTTTGGAGGATCTCGTCGCCGCTTATGGCGTGTTGGGGGTCGATGGGAAAGCGTTTGGGTTGCGCTGGTTTGAAACCGATGATGAAGAGGCACCGTCGCAGCTTATCCCTGAAGATGTGGCTCGGCAGATCACGCTCTTTCTCTCCGATCCACTGGCGCGGTTGCCCACTTTCACTCGCATGGGACCGTTAGAATATCCCTTCCCGGTGGCGGTGAAAACCGGTACCTCTCAGGGATTCCGAGATGCGTGGGCGGTGGCTTACAGTTCAAAATACATCGTCGGTGCATGGATCGGGCACCCGGATCATGAACGGATGAAGCAGGTGGCGGGCCTTGATGCAGCGCAGTTGGTAAAGGGGATTCTGCTTTTTTTGCACCCCAAGGAACGTCGGGGAGTGGACGAAACGCCGTTCCCACCGCCCCAATCGCATCAGGATTCAGGGGGTTCTGTGGGCTATCAACTGGCTAAGCTCTGTCCGATGTCGGGAGAGCTTGCAACCGAGGCGTGCGCCGAAACCGTCTTGGAATATCTCCTCCTTGGGATCGAACCGACTGCTTTCTGCCCCGTCCACCAATCGTTTGCAGTTGACCGACGAACAGGAGAGCTAGCTGGTCCTATGACACCTCCAGAGTGGATAGAAATCAGAAGTTATGCTGTCCTATCGCCACAGTTTGCCGCTTGGGGAGCAGTGCACGGCTACAATCCCCCGCCATTACCCTCAACCGAATCGCCGTTCGTGAGCATTGCCATTGAAGAGCCTGTTAATGGGAGTGTTTTTCGATTTCATCCAGATACCCCACAGCAGTTGCAGAGCATTGCGCTCAGAGCCTACGTTTCTCCCACTGTCCCGGAGATTATCTGGTATGTGGACGGGGAACCCTTTCAAAAAGTGGCATATCCTTACACAACGCGATGGCATCTTCGCGCAGGTTCCCACGCGCTCCAAGCTCGCTTCCCTCACGCCGATGTACAGAGCGGTATCATCACCATAACTGTTGCTCCGTAGAAACCGAGTTTTTTCTTTACATGAGCCGAAATGGGAAGCTGAATCGCCCCGTTTTCTAGTCATGACACAATGAACCAATGAACTAATGAACCAATGAACCAATTATGCCAGACTCCGCTGCCAAGTGGAGACTGTTGGATCAAAGGAGGTACTATGAACCGCGTCGCACCAGAACTGACAGACCTGCACCATATCAAACTCTGCTACAGCAAAGAGGCATACTGCGGGCATCCCCGACAATGCCCAATCTACAATTACGGGGACGGCGAAATTGTTGTAGTCCACCACCATGCACCCGCCACCTATCAGACAAAGGAAAATATCCAGCACGGTCAAACCGGCTACAAAGGTCGGGCGAAGATCTTGCTTCAGCGATCATACGATCACGGTCAGACCTGGGCCCACGAAAACGAGGTGGTGATTTGGGACGACTCGCGCCCCTTGGAAGATAAGCGTGCCGTCCTGTGGCAAGCTGATGAGCCGGGGATAACCCGCGAACAGATTGATCTCGCTAGCCCGGAGACAGCGATCTACTTCCCTCGTCCCCAAACGGGTCCCGCGGATGCCAACGGGGAGCCGAGTCTGGAATGCTTTGCCTTCCGTTCCGCTGATCGAGGTCACACATGGGAGACCGTTCCGACGCGAGTGGCACCACCGCCACCGCTCAAATATGTCCATGTGGACGGAGCGCCGTTGGTACAGTGTCCCGACGGTACGCAGATGGCAGCGGCGACCGTGGGTCCAAGCGCAAATGATAACTTCGTGGGGGTATACGGCACCGACGACAACGGCTTATCTTGGGAATATCTGGGGGAAGTCACACGCGATCCCACAGGTCTAGGACGACCGACCTACGCGAACTTGCTGCTGCTGCCGAGCGGACGGTTGCAGTGCTATATGCTCAACATCGGTGGCATCCGGAACGCGATCCAGATGGCGTATTCTGACGATGGCGGCTACAGTTGGAGCGAACCGAAACCGATTGTGGCGTGGGGACAGTCGCCGTGGACGGCGGCGCGTCGTGAACGGTACATCTGGGAAGGAGCTAGGCGGAACGGTGTCCACTACCGATCGCCTTGGTCGCTACGGCTGCGTGACGGACGGACTCTGGTGCTGTTCGGTCGACGCAAGCCACCATTTGGAATCGGCGTAATCGTCAGTGAGGACGATGGGGATTCTTGGTCGGCAGAGGGAATCATCCGGGCGGACGCCAGTGATTGGGATCTCGGTTACCCCGTCGCCACGGAACTGGACGATGGACGTATCTTCACCGCCTACTACTACATGGAGAAAGATGGGGTCAACTTCGGCGGCGCACGCCATATTGCCGGGAGTTTCTTCCGTTTGTGATAAGACGTGAGGCGTGAAACGTGAAACGTAAAACGTGAATGAACTAATGTACTAGTGAACTAATGAACAGGAGGTTGTAAATGGAGACAAGGACAATTGATCGAATTGGCGACAGGTGGTTAAGTCAGCAGCCCATCTATCGGACAGATTTGGATCGCTGTACCCCCGCGGATGCGCTTGACGCGGAACCACATCTGCGTCGTTGGCGGACGCTGACCTACGAAATCGACTCACTATCCGGCACCATGTTGATGGCAGGGCCAGAGACAGCGGCGCCTACTATCACCTATCCGTTGAACCTGCGCGGTTTATACGCGGTGTCTATTGGCGTCCTGCCGATTACAAGTTCCGAAGAAGGGCACCAGCTTGCAATTCTCCTCAAACGCAGCGGAGACGAGACATTCACAGCCCTCACGCTACCGCCGCAAAGCGACGGGGGACCTCACCATCATGAGCTTATCGAGATGTTCTGGCGGATCACTGACTTGACAGATCACGGTTTGCAGATTGGACAGATTGGCGCACGGGTGGCACCGGCTGATAATGCCGGCTCGTTTGAGTGTGCGCCGGCGCGGGTGGCTTACTTCAAGTTTGTGCCGCTGACAGATGCAGAAACCCACGCCTTTCAATCAGATCAGCAGGGTGCTGACACCCGGCGATTGTTTGCTCACAATGACGCCCACGGTCCCCACTACCAGTATCGTTTGACGACTCCCGAACACGTCAGGCGCGAGATTGAACCGTATCGTGACACAGATTTCTCACGCATCTATTGGGAAGCGGGCGGCGGCGACCAGACCTCATATTTCAGTGA
This window contains:
- a CDS encoding UvrD-helicase domain-containing protein; protein product: MTDLLESLNPVQRKAVQHTEGPLLILSGAGSGKTRVITHRIAYLIRHHGVSPYNILAVTFTNKAAEEMRTRLENLIGPSPLWVATFHSTCAQILRRDIHHLGYERSFSIYDTSDQQTLIKELIKTLQFRLNNPGPVIGEISRAKSDFVSPEEYAKRAIGFFEESVAQIYPMYQDFLRTNNALDFDDLIKLTVELFEANPKVLEYYQDKFRYILVDEYQDTNRGQYLLVNALAQKHQNICVVGDDDQCLPAGTLVQTPDGQAPIENLHWEDSVVAAAGRGKTLTAEVSGIHRKWYEGKLVKITTQSGARLRATPNHVLFSRLSNAPDLHHVYLMFRRDRGYRIGISKGTRSDGFKDHPLQTGVRQRCVQEKAEKVWILKTCQTRTEAQMWEQYYAFEYGIPTTVFDVAGHASLMQQNQINFIYKHIDTASNAKRLMRELYLFHDYPSYRPKGISGNKSPDRQIVNFTMFSDKRVSQQSPWHAHRVSLNTTDRELEKQLQSQGHYTRTGSRNTWRIEKVRLDYEETLKLANQIAHAAGDLEIQSGAFLVDNRKYDFQPASHIQPKMYLAIERDGALVEDLVESVEWEDYQGYVYDIDVDCLHNYIANGICVHNSIYSWRGADINNILDFEEDYPDTTVLRLVQNYRSTKNILEAAYHVIRNNQKRKEKQIWTENKKGSAITLHEATEDVREADYVLRQLREWRGRGRKYGDCVIFYRINAQSRTFEDALRGANVPYQIVGGIRFYERMEVKDIMAYMRVIVNPADTVSIKRIINVPRRGIGVATVQKIEDFAYEEGIPLFEAIQRVGEVSTLNNGAKNKVRGFAELIASFNANDPPSRTAEDLIDRTGYLQALRSEGSIEAQTREENLQELVAAVTEYEESETEPTLTSFLEKITLASDIDNMEDKSDVVTMMTLHSAKGLEFPIVFMVGIEEGLLPHQRSYDTEAELEEERRLCYVGLTRAQEHVYLTYARSRRLYRDIDYRIPSRFIEEIPPELVDEGPSYESPRRPVISSYDPDEPDFEEEISFPYNVGDVVHHAQFGRGKITAIDGYGFDMRITVRFE
- a CDS encoding transglycosylase domain-containing protein, with amino-acid sequence MKSDLSKHRKPIIKSLIIAGLLITAFGLLLLHEVHGRSKLVSPPATPIFTDRYGTFLAEGTADEDAPLGFWDPPAVLPERIVACLLAIEDKRYYEHFGVDFRSLLRALVNNLSGGPRQGASTIAMQVARLQRPGERTLWRKACEMGTAVWLNRKYGHQNVLRHYLKIVPQGNRIHGVAYAARRYFRKPLADLSWTEAAILASLPRAPGRMNLYQFEGRRKAFERAKLILNLLHKNGTLDADNLAISQRQLKSLKIPVKESRPYHSYHAILRLQETMNGTDSYTKPVLTTLDLPLQEVVDSTAGEAMEQLRQRGAGNLAVIVAERETGAIRSYLGSDFYADTDFSGAINYATTPRSAGSTLKPFIYALGMETGAFSPASVLADLPFNLVHSRGQYSIHLGPMLYRKALANSRNIPAVHVLKTVGLAKTYDLFRQLGLAKDDRSASVYGLGLAIGGLYVTLEDLVAAYGVLGVDGKAFGLRWFETDDEEAPSQLIPEDVARQITLFLSDPLARLPTFTRMGPLEYPFPVAVKTGTSQGFRDAWAVAYSSKYIVGAWIGHPDHERMKQVAGLDAAQLVKGILLFLHPKERRGVDETPFPPPQSHQDSGGSVGYQLAKLCPMSGELATEACAETVLEYLLLGIEPTAFCPVHQSFAVDRRTGELAGPMTPPEWIEIRSYAVLSPQFAAWGAVHGYNPPPLPSTESPFVSIAIEEPVNGSVFRFHPDTPQQLQSIALRAYVSPTVPEIIWYVDGEPFQKVAYPYTTRWHLRAGSHALQARFPHADVQSGIITITVAP
- a CDS encoding exo-alpha-sialidase — translated: MNRVAPELTDLHHIKLCYSKEAYCGHPRQCPIYNYGDGEIVVVHHHAPATYQTKENIQHGQTGYKGRAKILLQRSYDHGQTWAHENEVVIWDDSRPLEDKRAVLWQADEPGITREQIDLASPETAIYFPRPQTGPADANGEPSLECFAFRSADRGHTWETVPTRVAPPPPLKYVHVDGAPLVQCPDGTQMAAATVGPSANDNFVGVYGTDDNGLSWEYLGEVTRDPTGLGRPTYANLLLLPSGRLQCYMLNIGGIRNAIQMAYSDDGGYSWSEPKPIVAWGQSPWTAARRERYIWEGARRNGVHYRSPWSLRLRDGRTLVLFGRRKPPFGIGVIVSEDDGDSWSAEGIIRADASDWDLGYPVATELDDGRIFTAYYYMEKDGVNFGGARHIAGSFFRL